In Nocardia sp. NBC_01327, the genomic stretch TTGTCGCCCACCGAATTCACGCTGCTGCGCTACTTCATGGTCAATGCCGGCACGGTGCTGAGCAAGCCGCGCATTCTGGATCACGTGTGGCGCTACGACTTCGGCGGTGAGGTCGGCGTGGTCGAGACCTATGTGTCCTACCTGCGGAAGAAGGTGGATACCGGGCCGGATCGGCTCATCCACACTTTGCGCGGGGTCGGTTACGTCATGAGGGAGCCGCATCGCAGGTCGGCTGCGAAGTGAGCCCACGCGCCCGGCTGTCGGATCGGCTCGCGGCCGTTCCGCTGCGAACCACGCTGGCGCTGGCGCTGGTTTCGCTGGCCGGGCTCGGATTGCTGGTCTCCGGTCTGGCCGTGACCTCACTCATGCGCAATGTGCTGCTGGGGCGGCTCGATCAGTCGCTCTACGATGCCGCGCACGGCTGGGCGCAGCCGGGGCTCACGCGCCCGGAGCCGCTGCCCACGCCGCCCGGCAAGCGGGAGCGGCCCGCGCAATTGCTCTATGTGCGCGTGGTGGATTCGTCCGGCAATCTGGTGCTGCACCTCGACGTGGGTTCGACGGAGCCCGATGTGCCCGCCGATCTCGGCCACCACCCCATCACCGTCGGCTCGATCGGTGACGGCGGCGAGCAGTGGCGGATCATGCGCACCACCAACCAATACGGCACCAGCACAGTCGGATTGCGGCTCGATGAGACCAAGGGCATTCTCGACCGGCTGATTCTGCTGCAGGCGGTGATCGGGGCGCTGGTGCTGGCGGCCCTGGCTGTTGTTGCGCGCCTGGTCATCCGGCGAAGTCTGAAGCCCCTGGGCGAAGTCGAGAGAACGGCGGCCGCCATTGCCGGCGGTGATCTGCATCAGCGAGTTCCGGTGCGCGGCAACGACACCGAGGTGGATCATCTGTCGCAATCGCTGAACACCATGCTGACCCAGATTCAGCAGGCGTTCGCGGCGACCGAGGCCTCCGAGGAGGGTGCGCGCCGGTCCGAGGCCAAGATGCGGCGGTTCATCGCCGATGCCAGTCATGAATTGCGCACGCCGCTGACCACCATCAAGGGGTTCTCGGAGCTGTATCGGCAGGGCGCGATCACCGAGCCCGGCATGCTCATGAATCGCATCGAGAGCGAATCCAAGCGGATGAGCCTGCTGGTGGAGGATCTGCTCATGCTGGCCCGGCTGGACGCGCAGCGGCCCGTCGAGCGGCGGCCGGTGGATCTGCTGGCGCTGGCCAGCGATGCGGTGCACAATGCCCGCGCACAGGCGGCGGTGCAGAATCCGGATGCGGAACCGCGCCCGATCGATCTGGAGATCCGTTCCGGCACGGGCACTCTGGAGATCGCGGGTGACGAGGCGCGACTGCGGCAGATCCTCGGCAATCTGGTGAGCAATGCCCTGGTGCACACCCCGCCCGATGCGGCGGTCACAGTGCGGCTCACGCCCTCCGAGCAGGAGGTGCTGATCGAGGTCATCGATACCGGGCCCGGCCTGGAGCCCGAACAGGCCGAGCGGGTCTTCGAACGCTTCTATCGCACCGACAGCTCCCGCAGTCGCGTGAGCGGCGGTACCGGACTGGGACTTTCGATCGTGCAGGCCCTGGTCACCGCGCACGACGGCGCGGTGTCCGTGGCCAGCACACCGGGCGCGGGCACCACGTTCAGCGTGTGCCTGCCCCGGACGGGTCAGTCGGGGACGTTGGCGCCGTAGCCGAGATCGCGCAGCGCCTGCTTGATCTTGGCCTGCGCCTCGTCCATGGATTCCTTGCTCGGCTCCGGATCGGCGCCGGTGATATCGAAGTCACCGAGTTCGAACGCCGGGAACACGTGCAGGTGCAGATGCGGCACCTCCAGCCCGGCGATGAGCAGGCCCGCGCGCGGGGCGTCCCAGGCCGCGCGGACGGCTTTACCGATGCGCTGGGCGACGGTGGTCATCCGGGAGAAGGTTTCGGGGTCGAGGTCCTGCCACTGGTCGATCTCCTTGCGCGGCACGACCAGGGTGTGCCCCTGCGTTACCGGGGCGATGGTCAGGAAAGCGACGAATTCATCGTCCTCCCAGACGAACCGCCCCGGCAGCTGACCTTCGATGATCAATGAGAAAACAGAAGCCATGCTCTATATTCTGCCCTTCGCTTCGCTGCGGGCGGGGTCGTGGCCCTGTTACCCCGTTCTTCCCTCACTGCGCTCGCCGCTGCGCGGCATTGCTCCGCTCAGTCCAGAACGGGGCGGGCCACGACCTTGGAGGGGGCGGAACCGGGGTGGGGCCGTGAACCGGCCGTGAGCACGTGGAGGGGAATGTCGGGGGCGTGCGCGAACCGCCCGGTGGCGAGCTCCGGGCACGCTTTAAGCTGTCTGCCGTGCGCGTACTCGTCATCGGTTCCGGAGCCCGTGAACATGCCCTCGCCCTGGCTCTGCGCCGGGACCCGGCGGTGACCGCGGTGGCGGTCGCGCCCGGTAATGCGGGGATTGCTCAACATGTCGAGGTGCGGGCGGTCGATCCCAGCTCCGGCGACGAGGTGGTCGCGCTGGCGCGGGAGTTGCAGTCCGACCTGGTGGTGATCGGTCCCGAGGTGCCGCTGGTGCTCGGTGTGGCCGATGCGGTGCGGGCCGCGGGCATTGCGGCCTTCGGGCCGTCGGCCGCCGCCGCGCGCATCGAGGGGTCCAAGGCTTTCGCCAAGGACGTCATGAACGCCGCGGGCGTGCGTACCGCGCACAGTGAGATCGTCGATCATCCGGGTGAGCTCGATGCCGCGCTCGATCGCTTCGGACCCACCTGGGTCGTGAAGGACGACGGGCTGGCCGCGGGCAAGGGCGTGGTGGTGACCGCCGATCGCCGGATCGCGCGTGACCACGGCGCGGAGCTGCTGGAGAACGGGCATCCGGTGCTGCTGGAGTCCTTCCTCGACGGTCCCGAGGTGTCGCTGTTCTGTCTTGTCGACGGCGAGAATGTGGTGGCGCTGCTGCCCGCCCAGGACCACAAGCGGGTCGGCGACGGCGATACCGGGCCCAATACCGGCGGCATGGGCGCGTACACGCCGCTGCCGTGGCTGACCGACGAGACGCTGCAGGCCATTGTCGACGATGTGGTGAAACCCGTTGCGGCCGAAATGGTCCGGCGCGGCGTGCCGTTCAGCGGCCTGCTGTACGCGGGGCTGGCCATCGGCCGGTCCGGGCCCGCGGTCATCGAATTCAACTGCCGCTTCGGCGATCCCGAGACCCAGGCCGTGCTGGCCCTGCTGGACAGCCCGCTCGGCGAGCTGCTGCACGCCACCGCCACCGGCACCCTCGATCAGGTCGCGCCGCCGCGCTGGAAGGACGGTTCGGCCGTCACCGTGGTGCTGGCCGCCGAGAACTACCCGGGGCGGCCGCGCAGCGGCGATGTCCTCTCGGGAGCCGAATCCTCCGGCGCCGGAACCGAATCCGAGGTGCTGCACGCCGGTACCGCGCAGCGTGCGGACGGCTCGATCGTCTCCGCGGGCGGGCGTGTGCTGGCCATTGTCGGGCAGGGCGCCGACCTCGCCGAGGCCCGCAAGAACGCCTACGACCGGCTCGCGGGCATCAAACTCCCGGGCGGCCACTACCGCACCGATATCGCCCTGGCCGCCACCGAGGGGCGGATCACCGTCCCCGCACCGGCGGTCTGACACCGAACTCCTTCGGCCCCTTACGGATTCCGTGAGGGGCCGAAGTTCTGTCCAGGTGGCTCAGGGGGTCAGCTGGATGCCGCGCTGGGCCAGCCACGGCTGCGGGTCCACGTGCTGGCCGTTGATGATGATCTCGAAATGCAGGTGCGGGCCGGTGGAGTCGCCGCGATTGCCGATGCGGGCGATCTGCATGCCGGCCGGGACGCGTTCGCCGACCGAGACGAAGAAGTCGTACATGTGGCCGTAGACGGAGATGGTGCCGTCATCGTGCCGGATACGCACCCACAGCCCGAAGCCCTGCGCCGGGCCCGCGTCGATGACCGTGCCCGCCGCGACCGCGTAGATCGGCGAACCGATCGGGGCGGCGATATCCACGCCCGCGTGGAAGGTGCCCCAGCGTGATCCGAATCCCGAGGTGAACGAGCCCTTCGCGGGGAGCGCGAAGCCGCCGATGCCGGGGATCGCGAATCCGGGCGGCAGGGTGGCGTCGGGGGCGGGTGTCGTGACCATCCACGGCTGCGGCTGACCGGACACCGCCGCGGCGGCTTCGGCCTTGGCCCGATCCAGGGTGTCGCGCGCGGCGGCGGAGACCACCGCCGACTCCCGCAGTCGCTCACCGTTGCTGATGGCATCGAGGTAGCGCTTCGTCGATGCGGGCACGGTATGTATCTGCAGCGGATTCGCCACCGGAACCCGCAGTGCCGTACCGGGTTCCACGGCGGCATCGATCGGAATGGCCCCCAGCGCACTGTCCGCCCCCGCGAAGACGAGCACCGCCACCACCCCGCCGATCAGGACCCGATGTCTGATCGCCCATGCCCGGGTCACCGGCCACTGCTGCCGTGCCTCGGCCTTCGTCTGCTCGACCAGCGCCCCGAACTCCGCCCGGGACCGTGGCCGCCGCGCCCACATGTCGACGCCCCGGGCGCGCACTATCGGCAGCTGTCCCCGCGCCCGTGCGGCGCCTCTCATCGATGCGTGCCCCGCCCGCGCCGCGTATTCGCGCAGCCGTGACGGCGGCTCCTCCGGCCCGGACAGGTGCGCTCTGACGCCCGGGGTATATCTGTCCACCCCGGCCCGGAACCCTTGCGCGTGCCGCTCGGAGTCGGCCCCGGTCTCCGATTCCGCGAACTCGGTCTCCGGGAGATTCACGGCATCGTTCCCGGCCGCCGACTCCTCGCGTCCCGGATCCGTGGCGGCGGGTGTCGCCGGTGCGTCGCCGTTCGCGCTGGTCCTGTCGGTGACGGCGGTCGATAGT encodes the following:
- a CDS encoding M23 family metallopeptidase, which produces MRGAARARGQLPIVRARGVDMWARRPRSRAEFGALVEQTKAEARQQWPVTRAWAIRHRVLIGGVVAVLVFAGADSALGAIPIDAAVEPGTALRVPVANPLQIHTVPASTKRYLDAISNGERLRESAVVSAAARDTLDRAKAEAAAAVSGQPQPWMVTTPAPDATLPPGFAIPGIGGFALPAKGSFTSGFGSRWGTFHAGVDIAAPIGSPIYAVAAGTVIDAGPAQGFGLWVRIRHDDGTISVYGHMYDFFVSVGERVPAGMQIARIGNRGDSTGPHLHFEIIINGQHVDPQPWLAQRGIQLTP
- a CDS encoding sensor histidine kinase, which translates into the protein MSPRARLSDRLAAVPLRTTLALALVSLAGLGLLVSGLAVTSLMRNVLLGRLDQSLYDAAHGWAQPGLTRPEPLPTPPGKRERPAQLLYVRVVDSSGNLVLHLDVGSTEPDVPADLGHHPITVGSIGDGGEQWRIMRTTNQYGTSTVGLRLDETKGILDRLILLQAVIGALVLAALAVVARLVIRRSLKPLGEVERTAAAIAGGDLHQRVPVRGNDTEVDHLSQSLNTMLTQIQQAFAATEASEEGARRSEAKMRRFIADASHELRTPLTTIKGFSELYRQGAITEPGMLMNRIESESKRMSLLVEDLLMLARLDAQRPVERRPVDLLALASDAVHNARAQAAVQNPDAEPRPIDLEIRSGTGTLEIAGDEARLRQILGNLVSNALVHTPPDAAVTVRLTPSEQEVLIEVIDTGPGLEPEQAERVFERFYRTDSSRSRVSGGTGLGLSIVQALVTAHDGAVSVASTPGAGTTFSVCLPRTGQSGTLAP
- a CDS encoding HIT family protein, with translation MASVFSLIIEGQLPGRFVWEDDEFVAFLTIAPVTQGHTLVVPRKEIDQWQDLDPETFSRMTTVAQRIGKAVRAAWDAPRAGLLIAGLEVPHLHLHVFPAFELGDFDITGADPEPSKESMDEAQAKIKQALRDLGYGANVPD
- the purD gene encoding phosphoribosylamine--glycine ligase, translating into MRVLVIGSGAREHALALALRRDPAVTAVAVAPGNAGIAQHVEVRAVDPSSGDEVVALARELQSDLVVIGPEVPLVLGVADAVRAAGIAAFGPSAAAARIEGSKAFAKDVMNAAGVRTAHSEIVDHPGELDAALDRFGPTWVVKDDGLAAGKGVVVTADRRIARDHGAELLENGHPVLLESFLDGPEVSLFCLVDGENVVALLPAQDHKRVGDGDTGPNTGGMGAYTPLPWLTDETLQAIVDDVVKPVAAEMVRRGVPFSGLLYAGLAIGRSGPAVIEFNCRFGDPETQAVLALLDSPLGELLHATATGTLDQVAPPRWKDGSAVTVVLAAENYPGRPRSGDVLSGAESSGAGTESEVLHAGTAQRADGSIVSAGGRVLAIVGQGADLAEARKNAYDRLAGIKLPGGHYRTDIALAATEGRITVPAPAV